In Trueperella pecoris, the DNA window CACCGATAATTTCCCGACGCCGAAGGGCTTCGTCCTTGAGGGGCTCAGCTGGGCGGAGGTCGACGAGGCGGGCCACGCCGGCAAGCCGAACCCACTCGGTAAGGACAAGGAGCTGCCGAAGGTCCGCATTCCCAAGGATGCGTCGAAGACCTATGAGATCACCGCACAGGTCAGCGTCGAGGACGCCACGCAGGTCGACTGGGAGAAGGCCAGGCAGTGCAAGACCGACAAGGGCGGCGAGCCCGAGTTCGGCCTGTTCAACCGCGTGACCATGCCTCGCGACGCGGACGGTGAAGAGAACAACGACGCCTGCGTCCCCGTCACCTCGCCGCTCCTGACCGTGAGCGTGACCAAGCTCGGCGACAACTGCGACACCGACCAGCGCTCCTGCGAACTGCCCGGCGCGTCCTTCTCCCTCTACGACGCCGACCCGACTTCGGCTGACGCGAAACCGCTGGCTGACGCCATCACCGTAGGGGAGAACGCGGCACGCTTCACCTCGAAGGGACTCATCGCGGGAACGTACTGGCTCGTCGAGACCGCCGCCCCGAACGGCCACGTGCTCATGGCGGAGCCAGTGAAATTCGAGCTCGGCTTCGACGGGATCAAGCTGATCACGACGGCGAATGCGAGCGTCGCGCCCGACAACGCGTTCCACCTCCGCATCACCGACCCGACTGCCGGCGAACTACCAAAAGCAGGCAGCAACGGCCCAACGGCCTTCATCCTCGCGGGCATCATGCTCGTGGCGATCGGCTCCCTGGGCTACCTCACGACCACCGGCTGTGGGCCCGCCTGGGTTCGAAACCGGAAACATTCGCGGTCGTGAAACTGAATTATCAAATAATTAGCGCAGAGCTAGGAGAAAGAATGAAGAGGAACAAGTTACGTGCGGGGGCTGCCATCGCGGCCATTGCACTGCTTGGCTCAATGGGCATGGGCGGGGTCGCGTTTGCTGACACCGCTAAGGCCCCGCAGAGCGCGGTTGCCGGCCAGGACCAGTCCGCGGCCAACCCCGCCCTTATCAACAAGAACGCAACCACGCAGCTGTCTATCCACAAGTACCTCGGCACGCCGGTGGAACAACAGAAGAATGATGGCACGCGCCAGGAGATCAAGGATCGCACGCCGCTGCAGAACGTTAAGTTCGACCTGTACAAGGTTAATGGCGTTGACCTGACCACGAACAAGGGGTGGGAAGCCGCTAAGGCGCTTTACGAGCGCAAGGTGAGCGTTGCTGAGCTGAAGACGGGCCTCCAGATTGAGGGTACCAAGTTCACCTTCGCGAAGCAGGGCTCCGGGACGACGAATGCAGAGGGTTACGCTACTATCCAGGCCAAGGTTGGCCTCTACCTCGTCGTCGAGGACCTCGCGGGATCGGAGGGCATCACGGACGGAACCAAGAATTACACCGCGGCACAAATCACCGGCATCCACCCGTTCCTCGTGACGCTGCCGATGACTAACCCCGACAAGCGCGACTCCTGGATGTACGACGTCCACGTCTACCCCAAGAACCAGGCCGCCGAGATGACCAAGGAAGTCCTCGATGGTAACCAGGGCAAGGAGAACGAGGACGGCTACAAGATCGGTGAGCACATCACCTACCGCCTCGAGTCCACGATTAATGCCGTCGATTCTAACCAGGACGGCGAGGTCGACGGCAACGACCTCGGCTACTACTACGTGAAGGATCAACTTTCCGAGTACGTCGAGTACGTCAGCTCGACGCTCACGGTTGTGCCACTTCATGGTGAACCCGAAAAGCTTACTGTGGATAAAGATTACAAATTCACACAGAGTGAAAAGAAGCTGCTCGGTTTCTCTCTTACTCAAGACGGCTTAGGGAAGTTAGCGAAGGCTCCGGATGGCAAGCTTCGCACCGAGATCGTGACGAAGGTTGCTTCCATGCCGCAGGATGGCCAGGTCAAGAACAAGGCCTCGTTCTACCCCAACAACTACCCGTGGACCAGCAGGGGCCTCACCCCGCCGGAGCCTGGTGATACCCCGCCGAATACGCCTCCGAACACGCCTCCGGACGTCCCCTCGAACGAGGTCATCTCCAAGTACGGCGACATTCTCATCAAGAAGGTCAACGCTAGTGATGAGCCGCTCAAGGGAGCCGAGTTCGGAGTCTACCGTGCGACCTTCGACAAGGCCGCTGGCGAGTACAACTGTAAGGGCGTTGAGTACAAGAACGATCCCATTGCCCGCACTGAAAAGCCTTCGGACGGCGACGGCGCTGCAGTCATCAGGGGCCTCCAGCTTTCCAATTGGCGCAACCAGTCCGCCAAGAACGAGGGCGAGATCAAGAATCAGAAGGACTTCTACTCCTACTGCCTCGTTGAGACCAAGTCCCCGGACGGCTACCAGCTCCTCGCCGAGCCGATCGAATTCGATCTGACCAAGGAAGGCACCATCGCCGACCTGACGAAGTTCGCTCAGACCGATCCGGAGGCCGGCCAGGGCCTGAAGGTCATCAACCAGCCCGACAACCTCAAGAACAAGCTCCCGCTCACCGGTGGCCAGGGCATCGCCCTCATCTCCGGCCTCGGCGTCGTGCTCGTTGGAGGTGGAGTTGGCTACTATGTCTACTCCAACCGTCGCAAGAATGCGTAGCATGAACTGACTCAACGGCGGGGCGGGAATTCTTCCCGCCCCGCCACACATCCCCCACAACACCATCACGGAGGTTGCGCCATGAAAGCACGATCGCTCGTCGTCGTCCTCACCATGCTCGTCGCCGCCGCAATAGTGTCCGTGGCACCACTCATCGAACACCTAAGCAACGACGCGGCCACCCTCAACGTCGCCAACACATACCTGCGTGAACACGCCACCACCGACCCGCACGACGCCGAAGCCCTCACCGCAGCCGCCGCCTACAATGCCGAACTCTCACCCCGCCTCCTCGACGACCCCTGGGCAGACTCCGCCGCCCACTCCGGCGACGCCTACAACCACTACCTCTCCCTCCTCGCCGACACCCACGTCATGGCAACTCTCACCATCCCCGCCATCGACGCCCGCCTCCCCATCGTTCACGGAACCTCCGAAGAAGCGCTCTTCACCGGCGTCGGACACTTTTACGGCTCACACCTGCCCATCGGCGGCGCAGGCACCCACGCCGTCCTCGCCGGCCACCACACCTGGCCCGGCCACACCTACTTTTCCAACCTCGAAAACCTTAAAATCGGCGACACCTTCA includes these proteins:
- a CDS encoding SpaH/EbpB family LPXTG-anchored major pilin; translation: MKRNKLRAGAAIAAIALLGSMGMGGVAFADTAKAPQSAVAGQDQSAANPALINKNATTQLSIHKYLGTPVEQQKNDGTRQEIKDRTPLQNVKFDLYKVNGVDLTTNKGWEAAKALYERKVSVAELKTGLQIEGTKFTFAKQGSGTTNAEGYATIQAKVGLYLVVEDLAGSEGITDGTKNYTAAQITGIHPFLVTLPMTNPDKRDSWMYDVHVYPKNQAAEMTKEVLDGNQGKENEDGYKIGEHITYRLESTINAVDSNQDGEVDGNDLGYYYVKDQLSEYVEYVSSTLTVVPLHGEPEKLTVDKDYKFTQSEKKLLGFSLTQDGLGKLAKAPDGKLRTEIVTKVASMPQDGQVKNKASFYPNNYPWTSRGLTPPEPGDTPPNTPPNTPPDVPSNEVISKYGDILIKKVNASDEPLKGAEFGVYRATFDKAAGEYNCKGVEYKNDPIARTEKPSDGDGAAVIRGLQLSNWRNQSAKNEGEIKNQKDFYSYCLVETKSPDGYQLLAEPIEFDLTKEGTIADLTKFAQTDPEAGQGLKVINQPDNLKNKLPLTGGQGIALISGLGVVLVGGGVGYYVYSNRRKNA
- a CDS encoding class C sortase: MKARSLVVVLTMLVAAAIVSVAPLIEHLSNDAATLNVANTYLREHATTDPHDAEALTAAAAYNAELSPRLLDDPWADSAAHSGDAYNHYLSLLADTHVMATLTIPAIDARLPIVHGTSEEALFTGVGHFYGSHLPIGGAGTHAVLAGHHTWPGHTYFSNLENLKIGDTFTIDVYGKTLTYGVVETNLVRPDDLAKIHPQPNRDLVTLVTCITPEGGKLNEFRLLVTAERTMESPADAAPAPAADIPTVQIQTWMYPRIITAGVALALALIFTGLWLHNRKGKNHE